A single window of bacterium DNA harbors:
- a CDS encoding ABC transporter permease — translation MAEMAVPIAPRAPRSSWARMLPSVRRHRGAMAGMGIVMVLILIAFGQSVLAPQSATKIDIAAALRAPDKVHWMGTDQYGRDVYSRVIHGSSISLTIGFISVGIAATAGTAVGLVAGFYGGRVDGLLMRLIDVMLAFPGVLLALAIVSVLGPSLRNLMIAVGISAIPFYARLVRGSVLIAKEQLYVEAARVVGVPISTILIRHILPNVVAPIIVAATLGMGTAILAAAGLSFIGLGSQPPTPEWGRMLSEGRDYLRDGWWISTFPGIAIMLTVLGVNILGDGLRDVLDPRLRI, via the coding sequence ATGGCTGAGATGGCCGTTCCGATCGCCCCGCGGGCACCTCGCTCCTCGTGGGCGCGCATGCTGCCGAGTGTGCGCCGGCATAGGGGGGCCATGGCGGGGATGGGCATCGTCATGGTGCTCATCCTCATCGCGTTCGGTCAGAGCGTGCTCGCGCCCCAAAGCGCCACCAAGATCGACATCGCGGCTGCACTTCGCGCGCCCGACAAAGTCCACTGGATGGGCACGGATCAGTACGGCCGGGATGTCTACAGCCGGGTCATCCACGGATCCAGCATTTCGCTCACCATCGGCTTCATCTCGGTCGGGATCGCCGCGACCGCGGGGACCGCCGTCGGCCTCGTGGCCGGGTTCTACGGAGGGAGGGTGGACGGACTCCTCATGCGGCTCATCGACGTCATGCTGGCGTTCCCGGGCGTTCTGCTGGCGCTGGCGATCGTCAGCGTGCTCGGGCCCAGCCTGCGCAACCTCATGATCGCGGTCGGCATCTCTGCGATCCCGTTCTACGCGCGCCTCGTCCGAGGATCGGTGCTCATCGCCAAAGAACAGCTGTACGTCGAAGCCGCCCGGGTCGTCGGCGTGCCGATCTCGACCATCCTCATCCGGCACATCCTCCCGAACGTCGTGGCGCCGATCATCGTCGCGGCGACTCTGGGGATGGGCACCGCGATCCTGGCCGCGGCCGGCCTCTCGTTCATCGGCCTGGGGAGCCAGCCGCCCACCCCCGAGTGGGGCCGGATGCTGAGCGAGGGCCGGGACTACCTCCGGGACGGATGGTGGATCTCGACGTTTCCCGGGATCGCGATCATGCTCACGGTCCTGGGCGTCAATATCCTCGGCGACGGCCTCCGGGACGTCCTCGACCCCAGACTGCGAATCTGA
- a CDS encoding creatininase family protein: MKDTVLIEEMTWPEVTDAIASGKRRVIVMLGAMEQHGPHLPIGTDTYLGYATGERLARRLGDALVAPVVSLGYSVGHLPMAGTVSIEESTLEAIIVDVCRSLAHHGFREIILLCSHGGNYRAIRSVLARLREEHRDIRISTITDFDEWLESTKKFAAREGLDMARLGVHAAQGETSLMLAHRPELVQMAKACEGFVGDASIRWRSKVPPPMDTMSPTGILGDARGSTAELGEKMFNERIERVARMIEEGVLAG; this comes from the coding sequence ATGAAAGACACGGTGCTGATCGAGGAAATGACCTGGCCCGAGGTGACCGACGCGATCGCCTCGGGAAAGCGACGCGTCATCGTCATGTTGGGGGCGATGGAACAGCACGGTCCCCACCTGCCGATCGGCACGGATACGTACCTCGGTTACGCGACCGGTGAGCGCCTGGCCCGGCGGTTGGGGGACGCTCTCGTCGCGCCAGTGGTATCCCTCGGGTACTCGGTCGGGCACCTCCCGATGGCCGGCACGGTGAGCATCGAGGAATCGACCCTGGAAGCCATCATCGTCGACGTGTGCCGATCGCTGGCGCACCACGGGTTCCGCGAGATCATCCTCCTCTGCAGCCACGGGGGCAACTACCGCGCGATCCGGAGCGTGCTCGCGCGGCTGCGCGAGGAGCACCGGGACATTCGGATCTCGACGATCACCGATTTCGACGAGTGGCTGGAGAGCACCAAGAAGTTTGCCGCCCGCGAGGGGCTGGATATGGCCCGGCTGGGGGTGCACGCGGCCCAGGGCGAGACGTCGCTCATGCTGGCGCACCGCCCGGAGCTCGTGCAGATGGCCAAGGCGTGCGAGGGGTTTGTCGGCGACGCGTCGATCCGCTGGCGTTCCAAGGTACCGCCGCCGATGGACACGATGAGCCCCACCGGGATCTTGGGGGATGCGCGCGGCTCCACCGCGGAACTGGGCGAGAAGATGTTCAACGAGCGGATCGAGCGCGTGGCCCGGATGATCGAAGAAGGCGTTCTCGCGGGCTGA
- a CDS encoding amino acid ABC transporter substrate-binding protein, whose translation MRSYTRAMFAVVIVPALLLGLVTTGQPAPSEIKIGAVLPLTGPFVASGQYFKQGYTMAIDEINKAGGLDVGGQKYTVSLTILDDGSDATRSRSLVEKLVTDQHVNFLLGGYDTSLVEAQEVVPDQYKIPYVEGGGAASEIFKRGYKYVFGTLASIYNMGKFTADFISAQQSAGKLPKPLTIALVWENTDHGKDYETALVEEAQKHPDLFKIVLNQPFQLNGSDFSPLLQQVKASNAQAFLSDAHLPDFITMHRQYLQLGLYHQFVTYGGRGPDQRGRQALGPGADYLVAAVWWTPALKDPASQLFTEKYMQQYHQIPDWFQALSYDTARVLFQAIREAKSLNGPVVRDVLSKLVMRNSLLPGGVIRFAPDGQIIAPYVMVQNTPGNTVRIVWPKKLPEARDPSLPMPHVQ comes from the coding sequence ATGCGGTCATACACGAGGGCGATGTTTGCAGTAGTCATCGTGCCCGCGCTGCTCCTGGGCCTGGTGACGACCGGGCAGCCCGCTCCGTCCGAGATCAAGATCGGAGCGGTCCTGCCGCTCACCGGGCCGTTCGTCGCCTCGGGGCAGTACTTCAAGCAAGGCTACACGATGGCGATCGACGAGATCAACAAGGCCGGCGGGCTCGACGTCGGCGGCCAGAAGTACACGGTCAGCCTGACGATCCTGGACGACGGCAGTGACGCGACGCGCTCCCGGAGCCTCGTGGAAAAACTGGTCACCGACCAGCACGTCAACTTCCTCCTCGGAGGCTACGACACGTCCCTGGTCGAGGCGCAAGAAGTCGTCCCCGATCAGTACAAGATTCCGTACGTCGAGGGCGGCGGGGCGGCCTCGGAGATCTTCAAGCGCGGCTACAAGTACGTGTTTGGCACCCTGGCCAGCATCTACAACATGGGCAAGTTCACCGCGGACTTTATCAGCGCCCAGCAGTCGGCGGGGAAGCTGCCGAAGCCGCTCACGATCGCGCTCGTGTGGGAGAACACGGACCACGGAAAAGACTATGAGACGGCCTTGGTCGAGGAAGCGCAGAAGCACCCGGACCTGTTCAAGATCGTGCTGAACCAGCCGTTCCAGCTGAACGGGAGCGACTTCAGCCCGCTCCTCCAGCAGGTGAAGGCGTCCAACGCGCAGGCGTTTCTCTCCGACGCCCACCTGCCCGATTTCATCACGATGCACCGCCAGTATCTGCAGCTCGGCCTCTACCACCAGTTCGTCACCTACGGCGGCCGGGGACCGGACCAGCGGGGCCGGCAGGCGCTCGGACCGGGCGCCGATTACCTCGTCGCCGCGGTGTGGTGGACCCCCGCGCTCAAGGACCCGGCCTCGCAGCTCTTTACCGAGAAATACATGCAGCAGTACCATCAGATACCCGATTGGTTCCAAGCCCTCTCGTACGACACCGCCCGGGTGCTCTTCCAGGCGATCCGCGAGGCCAAGAGCCTCAACGGACCGGTGGTGCGCGATGTCCTCTCCAAGCTCGTGATGCGGAACTCGCTGCTGCCCGGCGGCGTGATCCGCTTTGCGCCCGACGGCCAGATCATCGCGCCGTACGTAATGGTGCAAAACACGCCGGGCAACACCGTGCGAATCGTCTGGCCCAAGAAGCTGCCTGAAGCGCGGGACCCCAGCCTCCCGATGCCTCACGTGCAGTAG
- a CDS encoding branched-chain amino acid ABC transporter permease: MPRARIAVVPALVVGVMLALVPVLAPRNITLINLGFLTFLFVAQGVAWNILGGYAGYVSFGYAAFFGLGAYTTALLWLGGWPPVLTYPVAGVIAAAFSLVVGVPTLRLVGPYFSIATIGVGEAMRILMLNLDRVTGGASGLNLPTSVPSKSWFYLVALLFAAAAIAAAAVIRRSQFGLGLLALRMDLEAAEGLGVPTALFKNLAHIVSAFIVGACGGLYATYLQYVHPDTVFSFTQSISLVLIALIGGIGTVWGPVVGAVVFYAVQDYLQTRYPTFHLLVYGALLIVILLFEPNGLVGLAARLRRPRTPVTPAGARPAGAGAERPA, encoded by the coding sequence ATGCCGCGCGCCCGCATCGCCGTCGTTCCGGCGCTGGTCGTTGGGGTCATGCTCGCGTTGGTCCCGGTCCTCGCCCCCCGGAACATCACGCTCATCAACCTGGGGTTCCTGACGTTCCTCTTCGTCGCCCAGGGCGTGGCCTGGAATATCCTCGGCGGGTACGCCGGCTACGTGTCCTTCGGGTACGCCGCGTTCTTCGGCCTCGGCGCGTACACGACCGCGCTGCTCTGGCTCGGGGGATGGCCGCCCGTCCTCACCTACCCGGTGGCCGGGGTGATCGCAGCTGCGTTCTCACTCGTCGTGGGCGTGCCGACGCTTCGGCTGGTCGGCCCCTACTTTTCCATCGCCACGATCGGCGTCGGCGAAGCGATGCGCATCCTGATGCTGAATCTGGACCGGGTCACCGGTGGCGCGTCGGGGTTGAACCTTCCCACGTCCGTTCCGTCGAAGAGCTGGTTCTATCTGGTGGCCCTGCTGTTCGCGGCCGCGGCCATCGCGGCGGCCGCCGTGATCCGCCGATCCCAGTTTGGGCTGGGGCTCCTGGCCCTCCGCATGGACCTCGAGGCGGCTGAGGGGCTCGGGGTGCCGACCGCGCTCTTCAAAAATCTGGCGCACATCGTGAGCGCATTCATCGTCGGGGCGTGCGGCGGCTTGTACGCGACGTATTTGCAGTACGTTCACCCGGACACCGTCTTCAGCTTTACACAAAGCATCAGCCTGGTGCTGATCGCGCTGATCGGAGGCATCGGCACCGTGTGGGGTCCCGTGGTGGGCGCCGTGGTCTTTTACGCGGTCCAGGACTACCTGCAGACGCGCTATCCGACCTTCCACCTCTTGGTGTACGGGGCGCTCTTGATCGTGATCCTGCTCTTCGAGCCGAACGGGTTGGTGGGGCTGGCCGCCAGACTGCGCCGGCCCCGCACCCCGGTGACTCCCGCGGGCGCGCGTCCCGCCGGCGCGGGGGCGGAGCGGCCGGCATGA
- a CDS encoding ABC transporter permease has translation MTRYISARLLVTVPVVFGVTLAVFSMLFLIPGDPVKMMLSEFVTNPEQIARMRAQLHLNEPFAVQYGRFVWNAAHGNLGDSIRDRRPVTTEIIEVAPSTMQLAIAALLLSSAVGMTLGIVAAVRQNSWMDLGSMLVALVGVSMPSFWLGLLLIFAFSLHLGWLPATGGGGLDHLPLPALALGLGAAAIIARLTRSSMLEVLRMEYMTTARAKGLASPGVVLRHGLKNALIPIITIFGLQFGQLLAGTVFIETVFGRPGIGRLLVGAILNKDFPLVQGIVLFVALGYVLINLAVDVIYAAVDPRIRYG, from the coding sequence GTGACCCGATATATATCCGCGAGGCTTCTCGTCACCGTCCCTGTCGTCTTCGGCGTCACCCTCGCCGTGTTCTCGATGCTGTTCCTCATCCCGGGCGACCCGGTCAAGATGATGTTGAGCGAGTTCGTCACAAATCCGGAGCAGATCGCGAGGATGCGCGCCCAGTTGCATCTCAACGAGCCGTTCGCCGTGCAGTACGGCCGGTTCGTCTGGAACGCCGCGCACGGTAATCTGGGAGACTCGATTCGCGACCGGCGTCCGGTGACTACCGAGATCATCGAAGTCGCACCGTCCACCATGCAGTTGGCGATCGCAGCCCTTCTCCTGAGCAGTGCCGTCGGGATGACGTTGGGCATCGTCGCCGCGGTCCGCCAGAACTCGTGGATGGATCTCGGCTCGATGCTGGTGGCTCTCGTGGGCGTCTCGATGCCCTCGTTCTGGCTTGGCCTGCTCTTGATCTTCGCCTTCTCCCTGCACCTCGGGTGGCTGCCCGCCACAGGCGGGGGCGGGCTCGATCACCTCCCGCTGCCGGCCCTCGCCCTCGGCCTGGGCGCCGCGGCGATCATCGCCCGGCTCACCCGCTCGAGCATGCTCGAGGTGCTGCGGATGGAGTACATGACCACCGCGCGGGCGAAGGGGCTGGCGAGCCCGGGGGTCGTGCTGCGCCACGGCCTCAAGAACGCGCTCATCCCGATCATCACGATCTTCGGGCTGCAGTTCGGCCAGTTACTCGCCGGGACGGTCTTCATTGAAACCGTGTTCGGCCGGCCCGGGATCGGCCGGCTCCTCGTCGGCGCGATCCTGAACAAAGACTTTCCGCTGGTGCAGGGCATCGTGCTCTTCGTGGCGTTGGGATATGTGCTGATCAACCTCGCGGTGGACGTGATCTACGCCGCGGTCGATCCGCGGATTCGCTATGGCTGA
- a CDS encoding ABC transporter substrate-binding protein gives MRTEPRAWWAAAVAVLVLALAGTGAGAAPTPGSTLTVGLDQEPPTIDPHASPSAVTYQITSSVMENLMYQGTDGKVVPWLATAYKVSPDGKSYTFTLRKDVKFSDGAPLNAAAVKWNFDRIVDPNFKAGGALLALIGYAGSKVIDDYTVQVSFKEANAPFLVYASGGTLALISPKTTPTQGDAVNQKPVGSGAFLVTEYSQKDHITIARNPDYNRKAPWSDRQGPPPLDRIVFKIIPEPGTRTATVESGETQMVSTINFPAPALARLEKDKNFRVERTPYPGAPRIWVLNVTIPPTNDLKVRQALNYGVNRAAFIESVYKGLGKAACAPVTQAMLPAPALCAQYAYNPQKAAQLLDEAGWKLGPNNVRMKDGKPLTILINSINYGAGNLPEIELLQGQLLQLGVDARIKSQARPPWYEDNYHCATNGPVLFLRSVDWDNVMYGLFSSATVHSNFNWACYSNADVDKLITEGKVEFDPAKRRAIYLRIEKILVDQAVTVPLVDELSVWIMRGNVKGTAYNYSAYPILTDVSLAK, from the coding sequence ATGCGAACTGAACCACGCGCGTGGTGGGCGGCGGCCGTCGCCGTTCTCGTGCTGGCGCTGGCCGGCACGGGGGCGGGAGCCGCACCAACCCCCGGCAGCACCCTCACGGTGGGGTTGGACCAGGAGCCGCCGACGATCGACCCCCACGCCTCACCCTCGGCGGTGACGTACCAGATCACCTCGAGTGTCATGGAGAACCTCATGTACCAGGGGACAGACGGCAAGGTCGTGCCCTGGCTGGCCACCGCCTACAAGGTGTCCCCGGATGGGAAGTCCTACACCTTCACCCTCCGGAAGGACGTCAAGTTCAGCGACGGGGCACCGCTCAACGCCGCGGCGGTCAAGTGGAACTTCGACCGGATCGTCGACCCCAACTTCAAAGCGGGCGGGGCGCTGCTCGCGCTGATCGGATACGCGGGCTCCAAAGTGATCGATGATTACACGGTTCAAGTAAGCTTCAAGGAAGCCAACGCGCCATTCCTGGTCTATGCGAGCGGCGGAACCCTCGCGCTGATCTCGCCGAAGACCACGCCAACGCAGGGCGACGCGGTCAACCAGAAACCGGTGGGCAGCGGGGCGTTTCTCGTGACCGAGTACTCGCAGAAGGATCACATCACGATCGCCCGCAACCCCGACTACAACCGCAAGGCGCCCTGGAGCGATCGCCAGGGGCCACCCCCCCTCGATCGGATCGTGTTCAAGATCATCCCCGAGCCGGGGACCCGGACGGCGACAGTCGAATCTGGGGAAACGCAGATGGTCAGCACCATAAACTTTCCGGCGCCGGCCCTCGCACGGCTAGAAAAGGACAAGAACTTCAGGGTAGAGCGCACTCCCTACCCGGGGGCGCCGCGGATCTGGGTGCTGAACGTCACGATCCCACCGACCAACGACCTCAAGGTGCGCCAGGCGCTGAACTATGGGGTGAACCGGGCGGCGTTCATCGAGTCCGTCTATAAGGGCCTCGGCAAGGCGGCCTGCGCCCCTGTCACCCAGGCGATGCTGCCCGCTCCGGCGTTGTGCGCACAGTATGCGTACAATCCCCAGAAAGCCGCCCAGCTCCTCGACGAGGCCGGCTGGAAGTTGGGGCCCAACAACGTCCGGATGAAGGACGGCAAGCCGCTCACGATCCTGATCAACTCGATCAACTACGGCGCCGGCAACCTGCCGGAGATCGAGCTGCTGCAGGGGCAGCTGCTCCAGTTGGGCGTCGATGCGAGGATCAAGAGCCAGGCCAGGCCGCCGTGGTACGAGGACAATTACCACTGCGCCACCAACGGACCTGTGCTGTTCCTTCGATCCGTCGACTGGGACAACGTGATGTACGGACTATTCTCCTCGGCGACCGTGCACAGCAACTTCAACTGGGCATGCTACTCGAACGCCGACGTGGACAAGCTGATCACCGAGGGCAAGGTGGAGTTTGACCCCGCGAAGCGGCGGGCGATCTATCTGCGGATCGAGAAAATCCTCGTCGATCAGGCGGTCACCGTGCCCCTGGTGGATGAGCTCTCGGTCTGGATCATGCGGGGGAACGTCAAGGGCACCGCCTACAACTACTCCGCGTATCCCATCCTGACCGACGTGTCCCTCGCGAAGTAA
- a CDS encoding DUF4931 domain-containing protein encodes MPELRKDPITRRWVIIATERAARPTDFPPGEPLQNHSASCPFCEGQEGRTPPEIAAVRRPGTAPNSPGWEVRVVANKFPALRIEGTAQVAVDGLFETMGGLGAHEVIIETPQHALHPATMLPAQIRTAFWMYRERYRDLDRDDRFKYLLLFRNHGRPAGASLSHPHSQLIALPIVPKRATEELEGAQAHFAREGRCVYCDVLKQEAEGRFRVVWENDEFLSFAPFAAWCPFECWVVPKRHEASFGNIGNDQIAALADIMHQTLGRLYQCLSNPPYNYIIHTAPYDTKVGHFYHWHIEIIPRLSQVAGFEWGSGFYINTVPPEDAARYLREAVFPVPATQPAPTE; translated from the coding sequence GTGCCTGAGCTACGGAAGGACCCGATTACCCGCCGGTGGGTAATCATTGCCACGGAGCGCGCGGCGCGCCCGACCGATTTCCCGCCCGGGGAGCCGCTGCAAAACCACTCCGCGTCCTGTCCGTTCTGCGAAGGACAGGAGGGGCGGACGCCACCGGAGATCGCCGCGGTCCGGCGTCCCGGGACGGCTCCCAACTCACCCGGGTGGGAAGTCCGCGTCGTCGCCAATAAATTTCCGGCGCTGCGCATCGAGGGGACGGCGCAGGTGGCCGTCGACGGCCTCTTCGAGACGATGGGCGGCTTGGGCGCCCACGAGGTCATCATCGAGACCCCTCAACACGCGCTCCACCCCGCCACCATGCTTCCGGCGCAGATCCGCACGGCGTTCTGGATGTACCGGGAACGATATCGCGACCTCGACCGAGACGACCGCTTCAAGTACCTCCTGTTGTTTCGGAACCACGGGCGGCCGGCGGGGGCCTCGCTGAGCCATCCCCACTCCCAATTGATCGCGCTGCCGATCGTGCCGAAGCGGGCAACGGAAGAGCTCGAAGGCGCCCAGGCGCACTTCGCCCGCGAAGGACGCTGCGTGTACTGCGACGTGCTCAAGCAGGAAGCGGAGGGGCGGTTCCGCGTCGTGTGGGAGAACGACGAATTCCTCTCGTTCGCCCCATTTGCCGCCTGGTGCCCATTTGAATGCTGGGTCGTGCCAAAGCGTCACGAGGCCAGCTTCGGCAACATCGGTAACGATCAGATCGCTGCCCTCGCCGACATCATGCACCAGACGCTGGGACGCCTGTACCAATGCCTCAGCAACCCCCCATACAACTACATTATCCACACCGCCCCGTACGATACCAAGGTCGGCCATTTCTATCACTGGCACATCGAGATCATCCCGCGCCTCTCCCAGGTGGCCGGGTTCGAGTGGGGGTCGGGCTTTTACATCAACACCGTCCCTCCGGAGGACGCGGCCCGGTATCTGCGCGAAGCGGTCTTCCCCGTCCCCGCGACCCAGCCGGCGCCGACCGAGTAA
- a CDS encoding branched-chain amino acid ABC transporter permease → MFSAQNLISIGIAALLTAGLYAIMSYGLAIIYGVMKVINLSHAGFLMLGAFMTLVYFQWWHLDPVAGAFVNLPVFFVAGWVVYRILVRRVATALPIASLLLLFGLWLVIQNLAVAIWGGEDQSIITSYTYKALTLFGFRIPVTRLIVFAVALAVLSILHFALGHTFIGKALRATVQDPTAGLLVGIDTEQISAMAFGLGTAFAGFAGSLLTLLFSFNPDFGGSFQLKSFTIIVLGGLENLAGVTVGAAVLAFTESYAVLFMRASLQNVIAYALLVVALVVMPGGIGQFLQRRS, encoded by the coding sequence GTGTTCTCGGCCCAGAACTTGATCTCGATCGGCATCGCTGCGCTGTTGACCGCGGGGCTGTACGCCATTATGTCGTACGGCCTCGCGATCATTTACGGGGTCATGAAGGTCATCAACCTCAGCCACGCGGGGTTTCTGATGCTGGGCGCATTCATGACCCTCGTGTACTTCCAGTGGTGGCATCTCGATCCGGTCGCGGGGGCGTTCGTCAACCTCCCGGTGTTCTTCGTGGCCGGGTGGGTGGTCTATCGGATTCTGGTCCGCCGCGTCGCGACGGCGCTGCCGATCGCCTCGCTGCTGCTGCTCTTTGGCCTGTGGTTGGTGATCCAAAACCTCGCCGTGGCGATCTGGGGAGGCGAAGATCAGTCGATCATCACCTCGTACACGTACAAGGCGCTGACCCTCTTTGGGTTTCGCATCCCGGTGACGCGGCTGATTGTGTTCGCCGTGGCGCTCGCGGTGCTCAGCATCCTCCACTTTGCCCTGGGCCACACCTTCATCGGCAAGGCGCTCCGCGCCACCGTCCAGGATCCGACGGCTGGGCTGCTCGTGGGCATCGACACCGAGCAGATCAGCGCGATGGCGTTCGGGCTGGGGACGGCGTTCGCCGGCTTCGCGGGGAGCCTGCTCACGCTCCTCTTCAGCTTCAATCCGGATTTCGGCGGATCGTTTCAGCTCAAGAGCTTCACGATCATCGTGCTGGGCGGACTGGAGAACCTCGCCGGTGTGACGGTAGGGGCGGCGGTCCTCGCGTTCACCGAGTCGTATGCGGTGTTGTTCATGCGGGCCAGCCTGCAAAACGTGATCGCGTACGCCCTCCTCGTCGTGGCGCTCGTCGTGATGCCCGGCGGGATCGGGCAGTTCCTCCAGCGGCGGTCCTGA
- the glgA gene encoding glycogen synthase GlgA — protein sequence MSDRLRVCVCTSEAVPFAKTGGLADVAGALPRALADAGCDVRVALPAYQSINRDRFAFRPIGEAAVPLGTARVPVQFFESRLPGSAVPVHLVASNRYFDRPGLYGEGGHDYPDNLERFTAFCRGTLALLRHIGWSPQVLHCQDWQTALLPVWLRVEPRDAVTANTGTLFTVHNLAYQGLFPPEQLPVTGLTADMFTPAGIEFYGKINLLKGGLVFADLLSTVSAQYAREIQTEEFGCGLEGVLRNRAGSLVGILNGVDYAAWDPATDRLIPATYTPEDLTGKAACKEQLQRALGLAPEPRAPLIGMITRLADQKGLDLVSAIIETLMDMGAQFALLGTGDPAYHTRFQEIGERYRGRAAVTLGFDETLAHRIEAGADIFLMPSRYEPSGLNQLYSLRYGTVPVVRKTGGLADTIVDATPDARARGIANGFVFEGYSSDALLGAVTRALVTFRKPEVWRRLQAVGMRQDFSWGRSADRYVAAYRRVVAARAGAGVPSRV from the coding sequence ATGAGCGATCGCCTGCGGGTGTGCGTCTGCACCTCCGAGGCGGTGCCGTTCGCCAAAACGGGCGGCCTGGCCGATGTGGCGGGAGCGCTCCCACGGGCCCTCGCGGATGCGGGGTGCGACGTCCGCGTCGCGCTTCCGGCGTATCAATCGATCAATCGCGACCGATTCGCCTTCCGGCCGATCGGGGAGGCGGCGGTGCCCCTCGGAACCGCCCGGGTACCGGTTCAGTTTTTCGAATCACGGCTGCCGGGGAGCGCCGTGCCCGTGCATCTCGTCGCCAGCAACCGGTACTTCGACCGTCCGGGGCTCTACGGTGAGGGCGGGCACGACTATCCGGACAATCTCGAGCGGTTCACGGCATTCTGCCGAGGCACGCTCGCCTTGTTGCGGCACATCGGCTGGTCGCCCCAGGTCCTGCACTGCCAGGACTGGCAGACCGCGCTGCTCCCTGTCTGGCTTCGTGTGGAACCGCGCGACGCGGTGACCGCGAATACCGGCACCCTCTTCACCGTACACAACCTCGCCTACCAAGGCCTGTTCCCGCCCGAGCAGCTGCCCGTCACGGGCCTGACCGCAGACATGTTCACCCCGGCCGGGATCGAGTTCTACGGGAAGATCAACCTCCTCAAGGGCGGGCTCGTCTTCGCCGATCTCCTCAGCACAGTCAGCGCACAATATGCGCGCGAGATCCAGACCGAGGAGTTCGGCTGCGGTCTCGAGGGCGTGCTCCGCAACCGCGCGGGCTCGCTCGTTGGGATCTTGAACGGGGTCGACTACGCCGCATGGGATCCGGCGACCGACCGGTTGATCCCGGCCACCTACACGCCCGAGGACCTCACGGGCAAAGCCGCGTGCAAGGAGCAGCTGCAGCGGGCGTTGGGGCTGGCCCCCGAGCCGCGCGCGCCGCTCATCGGCATGATCACCCGGCTCGCGGACCAGAAAGGCCTCGACCTGGTCTCGGCGATCATCGAGACGCTGATGGACATGGGCGCGCAGTTCGCCCTCCTCGGCACCGGGGACCCGGCCTATCACACGCGATTTCAGGAGATCGGGGAGCGGTATCGAGGACGCGCGGCGGTGACCCTGGGGTTTGACGAGACCCTCGCGCACCGCATCGAAGCCGGCGCCGACATCTTCCTCATGCCGTCCCGTTACGAACCGTCCGGGCTCAACCAGCTCTACAGCCTCCGGTACGGCACCGTTCCGGTGGTGCGGAAGACCGGCGGGCTCGCCGATACGATCGTCGACGCCACCCCCGACGCCCGCGCGCGCGGGATCGCGAACGGGTTTGTGTTCGAGGGGTATTCATCCGACGCACTCCTCGGCGCCGTCACGAGAGCCCTCGTGACATTCCGGAAGCCGGAGGTCTGGCGGCGGCTTCAGGCCGTGGGGATGCGCCAGGATTTCTCGTGGGGCAGGTCGGCGGACCGATACGTCGCGGCGTACCGCCGGGTCGTCGCGGCGCGGGCCGGAGCCGGGGTTCCGTCAAGAGTCTAG
- a CDS encoding ABC transporter ATP-binding protein, with amino-acid sequence MRPALTLGHVTKRFGGLQAVQDVSMEVVAGQITGLIGPNGAGKTTLFRIISGGMRPTAGRVRFGDRDITGLSPHAVCRLGVCLTHQIVRPFLDLTVLENVMVSAAFGSGGRITNTARAEALDVLEFTGLSARRDLPASVLTLAERKRLEIARALATRPAVLLLDEVLAGLNPSESERAVHLVRQIRSRGVTIVMIEHVMRAVMALSDRVLVLNYGQLIADGPPTDVANLPQVIEAYLGQRLEG; translated from the coding sequence ATGAGGCCCGCGCTGACGCTCGGCCACGTGACCAAACGGTTCGGTGGGCTGCAGGCCGTCCAAGACGTCTCGATGGAGGTCGTGGCAGGCCAGATTACCGGCCTGATCGGCCCGAACGGGGCGGGCAAGACCACGCTGTTCCGGATCATCAGCGGCGGCATGCGCCCGACGGCGGGCCGCGTGCGATTTGGAGACCGGGACATCACCGGCTTGAGCCCGCACGCGGTCTGCCGGCTCGGCGTGTGCCTCACGCATCAGATCGTCCGGCCGTTTCTCGACCTCACGGTGCTGGAAAACGTGATGGTCTCCGCGGCGTTTGGCAGCGGAGGCCGGATCACGAACACGGCTCGGGCCGAGGCGCTGGACGTCTTGGAGTTCACTGGACTGTCCGCCCGACGCGACCTTCCGGCGTCCGTCCTGACCCTCGCCGAACGCAAGCGCCTGGAGATCGCCCGCGCGTTGGCCACCCGGCCGGCCGTGCTCCTCCTCGACGAGGTCCTGGCCGGACTCAACCCCTCGGAATCCGAGCGGGCGGTCCATCTCGTCCGGCAGATTAGGTCTCGCGGGGTCACGATCGTAATGATCGAGCACGTCATGCGGGCGGTGATGGCGCTCTCCGATCGAGTGCTGGTGTTGAACTACGGGCAGCTCATCGCCGACGGGCCGCCCACCGACGTGGCCAACCTCCCCCAGGTGATCGAGGCGTACCTGGGGCAGCGGCTCGAGGGGTAG